The genome window ATAAATTTTAGATCGCGAAAAAGACCATTCATCCGCATGAATGGTCTTTTTCGCTTTATTCAAGTAGAACAGTCATCTTTCACTAGCTACTCTTTATGAATCAATTCCGCTGATCGCGGTTCGTTAAGCTAATACCCAAAACTAGGAATCATAGCGGTAGCAAATCGCCTTACCCCCGCTACTCTCGGAGCTAAATTCCTTATCCTCATAGAATCCAAAACGCTCATATAAACGGATGGCATTCACCATCTGACCGCCCGTATATAAATACACCGTATTTTTGCCCATGTCTTTGGCAGATTCCACACATTGCTGGAGCAATGCTCTGGCGATCCCATGACCTCTCCATTTTGGATCAACACCTAACAGCCGAATAAACGGATAATCGATTGGCAATTCAAAGTCTGGATAAGCCTTGCGCGCTGTTTCGAATAATTGGACTGTACCAACAATCTGACCATCAATCTTGGCGATCCATAATTGTGTCAGGTACGGATTAACCACGGACTCTCGAATGTCTTTTAAGTAGGCCTCCCAGCGTTCATTTTGCTCAAAAGTCTCCCGATACTCGGCATAACTTGCAATAAGGATATCTACAATCTCTGGATGGTCCGTTTCTGTGGCGGGATGAATCGTAACGGCAGCCGTTGTCATCTTTTAATTCCTCTTCTCTTATGGGTTAAGTATGATATAGAGTTTTCTTGCATTTTACCATAACGGATTCCATCCGATTCATTCAAATTTTCTATAGTTCACTCAGTCATTTCTATAGGTCAAAGCTTATCAGCGATTGAGTTGTGTGGAATACAGATGATTGCGATATTCGGTTGGCGTATTGCCTTCGTATTGTTTGAACATGCGCAGGAACAGCTTGTAATCGGAGAATCCGCACTGTCCGGCGATTTCTTTTACACTGGCATTGGTATTGAGCAGCAGTTGTTTCGCCCGGCGAATACGTTCGGTGAGGATATAGGTTTTGAGCCCGGTACCTTTCTCGCGCTTCACCATCTTGGAGATATAGTCTTTGTTAAAATTAAAATTCTCTGCAATCTGACTCACGGTGATGTTCGTATGCAGATGAATATCGACCCACTTGCAGATATGGTCCACAATCGCATTGTGCGGGCGATAATCGGCCTCTATATTACGCTCCAGTTCTCTGAACAACAATAGTAGTGCAGCGTCGGCTTCCTCCGGTGAGAAGGATGACACATGCAGCAGCTGCTTGAATAACTGATTGGCCATGGAAGGTACCTGGATGGTGGCATGTGTCCTGAATTGGTTGAATTCTGGCTGGATGGCATCATAGTGAACCCAGTAGAAGCTGACGGGTGTGTCACTGACCTGATAGCCATAGTGGGTGCGACCCGCGCGCAGAAACAACAGATCGTTGGCACGAACTACGTACTTTTCGTTGTCCTCCGCGATGTACATCTCACCTTCCAGCATCAAAATGATCTCATGGACAGGCATGCTGCGTCTCATGTGGCTCCAGTTGCCGTCGGATATGAACTTGCCGCAAAGGTAATGTTCCAGTGGCTTTTGCATAGGACGGATTTATCCACCTTTTCTTGGATTATGAGTCTGATGTTATTACATTTTATTTGATAACATGGGGTTATTCAAGCAGTGGGGTGGATTGTTGAGTATAGGACATATGGAACGGAACACGGATTTTACCCCTCTGGATGTATCAATGAAAATACAAGTGCATATCTGTCTAGTACATACCGTGAAGGAGTGAGTGTCATGATTGATACGAAAAAAGGATTTCTGGGACCGGAACATGTAGAGCTGTTACATGGTGTGTTCCAAACATCACAAGAGGTGGGAGAGCGTTACCTGTTATCGCTGGATATGGATCGGTTCCTGGCTCCATGCTTCGAGGCTCATGGTTTACCTGCCCGAAAAGAACGCTACGCGGGTTGGGAGGCACGTACCATCAGCGGACATTCCCTTGGACATTATCTGTCTGCCCTGGCTGTGACGTATCAGGCAACCGGGAATATGACGTTAAAAGAAAGACTGGATTATGCTGTCACCGAACTGGCGAGAATCCAAGAGACCACGGGGAGCGGGTATATCGGTGGTTTGTCCGAAGAACCTTTCCACATGGCTTTTCGAGCAGAGAATATCGGTGGATTCAATATCGGTGAATACTGGGTTCCCTGGTACAGTGTGCACAAAATCTATCGCGGTCTGATTGATGCGTATAAACTCACTGGTAACGGACAGGCACTTGAGGTGGTTACTCGATTTGCAGACTGGGCGGTAGAAGGTTTACTCCCGATGACAGAAGAACAGATGCAGACGATGCTTCTAAGTGAACACGGGGGCATGAATGAAGTATTTGCACATTTGTATGGGATCACGGGCAAGGCCTTATACCTTGAGATTGCCAATAAGTTTACCCATCAATTGATCCTGAGACCTTTGGAGCAGAAGCAGGACGATCTTCAAGGCAGACACGCCAATACTCAGATTCCCAAAGTGATCGGTGCTGCCGAAATCTACAATCAGGACCATAGCCATGAGAGTTATAAGACAGCGGCAGAATTTTTCTGGAACACGACAGTGCATCATCGTTCTTACGTATTTGGCGCGACGAGCATTTCGGAGCATTACGAAGCGAAGGGCATGGAGAGTCTGGGCATCAAAACAGGAGAGAGCTGTTGTACCCACAACATGATGCATTTGACCAAACAACTCTTCGCCTGGAATCACGATAGCGCCTACATGGACTATTATGAAAACGCCATCTATAATCACATCCTCGGCACGCAGGACCCCGATACGGGGAACAAAACGTATTTTGCCTCAACACTGCAAGGGCACTACAAAATCTATGGAACTCACGATACCGCCTGGTGGTGCTGCACAGGATCAGGCATGGAGAACCCGGGCAAATATGCCGAGGCGATCTATTTCGAAGACGAGCAAGACCTTTACGTCAACCTGTATATCGCTTCCCAGCTGGACTGGATCGCTCAGGGAATATCCCTGAAGCTTGAAACCGACTTTCCTTATTCGGAAAAGGTGACCCTGACGATCACCGAAGGCAGCGCCTCGGCCCATCTAAGATTACGCGTGCCCTCATGGCTGCAACAGCCAATGACGGCAACGGTTAACGGGGATACGGAACATCCGTATACACGGATGGAACCCGGCTATCTGTCCATCGACCGCACATGGTCTGCGGGCGATGTCATCACAATCACCCTGCCGATGTCGCTTCGCCAGTACACTGCCCGGGATGATGCGCACAAAGTAGCCTTTCTGTACGGCCCGATTGTGCTCGCCGGTGCACTGGGAAGCGAGGGTCTTCCAGAGGACACAATTGTGGACGAAACAGCATTGAATCCCAAGACCGCACCTGTACCTGTGATCTGGACGGAGCAGGAGGATGTGCGAGAGTGGATCAAGGTCGTAGATGCAGACACGTTAACATTTGAACTTAACAAGGATGTCACTTCCACGGGAGAACCCGTGAAGCTGATTCCGTTCTATGATGTGCACCATGAATTTTATACCGTGTATTGGCCGTTTAACGATGAAGGTGATGCGCTCGAAAAAGAGTTGAACGATATCACGATCGACAGGGTTCAGGCGGACGGTCAACAGGATGAGATAGGACATCAACTGGATAGCAACTGCCGTGGTGAGCATTATAACGGTTCAACCACAGATGGACGTAAGAAATTGCATATGTGGCGAGAGGCTTTTGGTGTCAGCGGGGCTTACTTCAGCTACCAACTGGCGGTGGATCGCGCCGCAACCAATTATCTATGTGTGGCCTATTGGGGTGGAGATTATTCCACATTTGAACGGGAAGGTGTGTTGTATGAGAGACAATTCACCATTACCGTGGATGGCACACGCATTGGAGAGCAGCGAATTCATATGAACAAAATCGGCGACGTATTCTATGTGACCTATAATATTCCTGAGTCCGTTACATCAGGTAAAGACAGCGTTAAGGTCATGTTCCAGGCGGAGGGCGACAATGGCTGTGCCGGGAAAGTTGTCGAGGTACGCACTACGCGAAGCAAACCCGAATCTCTCTTTGCATGATAAGAGGCATGGTGTGAAAAGGCGCAAACACAATGTTATAATGAAAATAAATTACGGTTAGTTGGGAAGAGGAGGTTGGAAGTGTGGCAAAACCCGATAATAAAGGTACGTATAACTTTCAGGATTGGTTAACTTGGGAGGGGGCATGGGAATTAATTAATGGCAAAGCTTTTAATATGTCTCCAGCACCCACTTCATTGCACCAGTTTATTGTGGGTGAGCTGCACTTCTCTTTGCGGACTTTTTTTCAGAATCGGAAATGTTTCGTGTTTGTTGCCCCTTTTGATGTGTATTTTAGCGAAAATGAACAATATGACCTGCCAGATCAAGTTGTACAGCCTGATTTATCGGTGGTTTGCTCCAAAGACCAGATATCTAAGAATGGCTGTCACGGCGCACCTTCTTTAATTATCGAGGTGTTATCGCCTTCGACTGCGCTAAAGGATTTTAACGAAAAATTTAACTTGTATCAGAAATACGGCGTGAACGAATACTGGATTGTTGACCCCGGGAATCAAACCGTCCATGTGTACACGTTGGAGGATGGCAGTTATCAGACCCGTCATCTGTATACTGAGCAGGAAACGATGATATCTGTCTTGTATCCTGAATTGCACATTCCGCTGGATTCGTTGTTCAAGCTAAGGTAGTGCGAAGCGTCAACCTGTCCGCTACAGAGGAAGCAATAAGGTAGCCGTTTTCTAATGCTAACGAACCCTACACGCCTTAATTGAGCAATATGGGTAAAGTGGAAAATGTAACGAATCTCAGCGACGCTATTTCATCTGAAATAGGCGATAAACAACGTTTTTACACCTAATACACGAATATAACGTGTCTCAGGTTCGTTGCATTTTCAAATGAGCTGACATGCACCCAATAACGTTACCTCAGTTCGTTAGCTATAGATAACCCAACCTTAAACGAAGAAACAACGCATAAGAGGCGAAATTGGATGATCTCCGTTTCGTCTTTTTTTATGCTTCAGTAGTGTTTGTAGTTCTAACATGTTGTGTGAGTGTTCTTGTGACCCCTGTTTTACATTGCTTATTTTCAGACAAGTCTTATATAAAAAATGACACGCATAGCCATTTTCCACGTATTACCTGATAACATTTCTTATCCACAATCTGCTGTCTTGTAAAACTCACTTTGTATGGATTGACCACAACATTTCCTGCCGAGTTCCACGTTGTCCCTGAAAATATGAAATGGGATAAGCCCAAACCACGTATATTATGAGTATCCCAATATCCAATGTTATCCACCTGAGAGCGTTAACATCATGTACAATAGAAAAAGTGGAACAGGAAAATAACGACATATAGCTTCAATATATAACATGAAAGGAGGTCGGATGATTGAACATGAGTAAGTACATACAATTCATGGGATTAATCCTCGTTGTTGTTGCTGTGAATGTTCTGGCATTCTCACCCGGCTTTATCGGGCTGAATTTCGGGGAGGGTGCATTCACAACTTCGCTATCCGTTACCCTGTTGTTCGGCAGTGCAATGGCACTCTTATATGGCAGTTACACCATGCTGTTCAGACAGCCGGTGGTTCTGCCCGTGAAGCATATCGAAACACATGAAGATTATGTGGAAGCTTTATCTTTTTATAGACGCATCAAAGTACTCGAAGAAGATATTACGCTGGGGCTGTCTCAACTTAGCCGGATGAAAAAGAAGAAAGAAACACTTCTGAATGTGCTTCATCAGCGGTTTGATCCGGGGGAACTAAGCTACAAAAAATTCGCATCAGTCACGATGGAAGTGGAGAAGCTGTTATACCTGAATATCCGCAGTGTACTGAATCGGTTGAATGTATTCGATGAAGCCGACTAT of Paenibacillus sp. FSL R5-0517 contains these proteins:
- a CDS encoding GNAT family N-acetyltransferase, with protein sequence MTTAAVTIHPATETDHPEIVDILIASYAEYRETFEQNERWEAYLKDIRESVVNPYLTQLWIAKIDGQIVGTVQLFETARKAYPDFELPIDYPFIRLLGVDPKWRGHGIARALLQQCVESAKDMGKNTVYLYTGGQMVNAIRLYERFGFYEDKEFSSESSGGKAICYRYDS
- a CDS encoding AraC family transcriptional regulator, with protein sequence MQKPLEHYLCGKFISDGNWSHMRRSMPVHEIILMLEGEMYIAEDNEKYVVRANDLLFLRAGRTHYGYQVSDTPVSFYWVHYDAIQPEFNQFRTHATIQVPSMANQLFKQLLHVSSFSPEEADAALLLLFRELERNIEADYRPHNAIVDHICKWVDIHLHTNITVSQIAENFNFNKDYISKMVKREKGTGLKTYILTERIRRAKQLLLNTNASVKEIAGQCGFSDYKLFLRMFKQYEGNTPTEYRNHLYSTQLNR
- a CDS encoding beta-L-arabinofuranosidase domain-containing protein yields the protein MIDTKKGFLGPEHVELLHGVFQTSQEVGERYLLSLDMDRFLAPCFEAHGLPARKERYAGWEARTISGHSLGHYLSALAVTYQATGNMTLKERLDYAVTELARIQETTGSGYIGGLSEEPFHMAFRAENIGGFNIGEYWVPWYSVHKIYRGLIDAYKLTGNGQALEVVTRFADWAVEGLLPMTEEQMQTMLLSEHGGMNEVFAHLYGITGKALYLEIANKFTHQLILRPLEQKQDDLQGRHANTQIPKVIGAAEIYNQDHSHESYKTAAEFFWNTTVHHRSYVFGATSISEHYEAKGMESLGIKTGESCCTHNMMHLTKQLFAWNHDSAYMDYYENAIYNHILGTQDPDTGNKTYFASTLQGHYKIYGTHDTAWWCCTGSGMENPGKYAEAIYFEDEQDLYVNLYIASQLDWIAQGISLKLETDFPYSEKVTLTITEGSASAHLRLRVPSWLQQPMTATVNGDTEHPYTRMEPGYLSIDRTWSAGDVITITLPMSLRQYTARDDAHKVAFLYGPIVLAGALGSEGLPEDTIVDETALNPKTAPVPVIWTEQEDVREWIKVVDADTLTFELNKDVTSTGEPVKLIPFYDVHHEFYTVYWPFNDEGDALEKELNDITIDRVQADGQQDEIGHQLDSNCRGEHYNGSTTDGRKKLHMWREAFGVSGAYFSYQLAVDRAATNYLCVAYWGGDYSTFEREGVLYERQFTITVDGTRIGEQRIHMNKIGDVFYVTYNIPESVTSGKDSVKVMFQAEGDNGCAGKVVEVRTTRSKPESLFA
- a CDS encoding Uma2 family endonuclease — translated: MAKPDNKGTYNFQDWLTWEGAWELINGKAFNMSPAPTSLHQFIVGELHFSLRTFFQNRKCFVFVAPFDVYFSENEQYDLPDQVVQPDLSVVCSKDQISKNGCHGAPSLIIEVLSPSTALKDFNEKFNLYQKYGVNEYWIVDPGNQTVHVYTLEDGSYQTRHLYTEQETMISVLYPELHIPLDSLFKLR